A window from Dromaius novaehollandiae isolate bDroNov1 chromosome 1, bDroNov1.hap1, whole genome shotgun sequence encodes these proteins:
- the NUDT5 gene encoding ADP-sugar pyrophosphatase isoform X2, with amino-acid sequence MAAETSAKAPKPARQSILKEEVIVEKKWLKLEETTYIDAFGKTRTWETVKRASKKKGISADGVAVIAVLQRTLHYDCIVLVKQFRPPISGYCLEFPAGLIEENETAESAALRELEEETGYIGEVVECTPALCLDPGLSNSTTHIVTVTINGDDAKNVRPKQKLEFVEVISLPKNDLLQRIDELVAEEHIAVDARVYTYALALKRATEKPLQVPFMKF; translated from the exons gtaattGTTGAAAAAAAATGGCTGAAGCTTGAAGAAACAACTTACATTGATGCCTTTGGTAAAACCAG AACTTGGGAAACTGTAAAGCGTGCTAGCAAGAAAAAGGGCATTTCAGCTGATG GTGTAGCAGTGATAGCTGTACTGCAGAGAACTCTCCACTATGACTGCATTGTCCTAGTGAAACAGTTCAGGCCTCCAATTAGTGGCTACTGCTTGGAATTTCCTGCAG GCCTCATAGAGGAAAATGAGACTGCGGAAAGTGCTGCGTTGCGAGAGTTGGAGGAAGAAACCGGGTACATAGGGGAAGTTGTTGAATGTACTCCAG CTCTCTGCTTGGACCCAGGTTTGTCTAACAGCACAACGCACATTGTGACTGTCACCATTAACGGAGATGATGCTAAGAACGTAAGACCTAAGCAAAAACTTG aATTTGTGGAAGTTATCTCACTTCCAAAGAATGACCTACTGCAAAGAATTGATG AACTAGTAGCAGAAGAGCATATTGCAGTGGATGCCAGAGTTTATACTTATGCATTGGCCCTGAAACGTGCAACAGAAAAGCCGCTCCAAGTTCCTTTTATGAAGTTCTAA
- the SEC61A2 gene encoding protein transport protein Sec61 subunit alpha isoform X1 produces MGIKFLEVIKPFCAVLPEIQKPERKIQFREKVLWTAITLFIFLVCCQIPLFGIMSSDSADPFYWMRVILASNRGTLMELGISPIVTSGLIMQLLAGAKIIEVGDTPKDRALFNGAQKLFGMIITIGQAIVYVMTGMYGDPAEMGAGICLLIIIQLFVAGLIVLLLDELLQKGYGLGSGISLFIATNICETIVWKAFSPTTINTGRGTEFEGAVIALFHLLATRTDKVRALREAFYRQNLPNLMNLIATVFVFAVVIYFQGFRVDLPIKSARYRGQYSSYPIKLFYTSNIPIILQSALVSNLYVISQMLSVRFSGNFLVNLLGQWADVSGGGPARSYPVGGLCYYLSPPESMGAIFEDPVHVIVYIIFMLGSCAFFSKTWIEVSGSSAKDVAKQLKEQQMVMRGHRDTSMVHELNRYIPTAAAFGGLCIGALSVLADFLGAIGSGTGILLAVTIIYQYFEIFVKEQAEVGGVGALFF; encoded by the exons atggGCA ttaaatttttagaaGTTATTAAACCATTCTGCGCAGTTTTACCTGAAATCCAGAAACCAGAAAGGAAG ATCCAGTTCAGAGAGAAGGTACTATGGACAGCTATCACACTCTTCATTTTCTTAGTATGCTGCCAG ATACCTTTGTTTGGAATCATGTCATCAGACTCTGCAGATCCTTTCTATTGGATGCGAGTCATTCTCGCGTCAAACAGAG gTACATTGATGGAATTAGGTATTTCACCTATTGTGACATCTGGTTTGATAATGCAGCTGCTAGCTGGAGCAAAAATCATTGAAGTTGGTGATACTCCAAAAGACAGAGCCTTGTTCAATGGAGCCCAGAAAT TATTTGGGATGATTATTACCATTGGGCAAGCTATTGTGTATGTTATGACTGGAATGTATGGAGATCCTGCTGAAATGGGTGCTGGAATTTGTCTTCTTATTATAATTCAG CTGTTTGTTGCTGGTTTGATTGTGCTGCTGTTAGATGAGTTGCTACAGAAAGGTTATGGCTTGGGATCTGGTATTTCCCTGTTTATTGCTACCAATATCTGTGAAACCATTGTCTGGAAGGCTTTTAGTCCCACTACCATTAACACTGGCAGAG GAACGGAGTTTGAGGGTGCCGTGATTGCATTGTTCCATCTTCTGGCTACACGAACTGACAAAGTCCGTGCTTTGCGGGAGGCCTTCTACCGACAGAATTTGCCCAATCTCATGAATCTGATTGCTACAGTATTTGTGTTTGCAGTAGTTATATATTTCCAG GGATTTCGTGTCGATTTACCTATCAAGTCTGCACGATATCGTGGACAATACAGTAGCTATCCTATCAAGCTCTTTTATACCTCCAACATTCCCATCATTCTGCAGTCTGCCTTAGTTTCAAATCTCTATGTTATTTCCCAGATGTTGTCTGTTCGTTTTAGTGGCAACTTCTTGGTAAACTTATTAGGACAGTGGGCA GATGTCAGTGGTGGTGGCCCTGCTCGGTCTTATCCTGTTGGTGGCCTCTGCTACTATTTGTCTCCCCCAGAATCCATGGGTGCAATATTTGAGGATCCTGTCCATGTAATAGTTTACATAATTTTTATGCTGGGATCCTGTGCATTCTTCTCAAAAACTTGGATTGAGGTATCAGGATCATCAGCAAAAGAT GTTGCCAAGCAACTCAAAGAACAACAAATGGTGATGAGAGGCCACAGGGATACCTCAATGGTTCATGAGCTTAACAG GTATATCCCTACAGCGGCTGCATTTGGTGGTTTGTGCATTGGTGCCCTTTCAGTATTAGCTGACTTCCTTGGAGCCATTGGGTCAGGCACTGGCATTCTGCTTGCAGTCACCATTATCTatcagtattttgaaatatttgtaaaaGAACAGGCTGAAGTTGGAGGAGTAGGTGCACTATTTTTCTAG
- the SEC61A2 gene encoding protein transport protein Sec61 subunit alpha isoform X2: MELGISPIVTSGLIMQLLAGAKIIEVGDTPKDRALFNGAQKLFGMIITIGQAIVYVMTGMYGDPAEMGAGICLLIIIQLFVAGLIVLLLDELLQKGYGLGSGISLFIATNICETIVWKAFSPTTINTGRGTEFEGAVIALFHLLATRTDKVRALREAFYRQNLPNLMNLIATVFVFAVVIYFQGFRVDLPIKSARYRGQYSSYPIKLFYTSNIPIILQSALVSNLYVISQMLSVRFSGNFLVNLLGQWADVSGGGPARSYPVGGLCYYLSPPESMGAIFEDPVHVIVYIIFMLGSCAFFSKTWIEVSGSSAKDVAKQLKEQQMVMRGHRDTSMVHELNRYIPTAAAFGGLCIGALSVLADFLGAIGSGTGILLAVTIIYQYFEIFVKEQAEVGGVGALFF; the protein is encoded by the exons ATGGAATTAGGTATTTCACCTATTGTGACATCTGGTTTGATAATGCAGCTGCTAGCTGGAGCAAAAATCATTGAAGTTGGTGATACTCCAAAAGACAGAGCCTTGTTCAATGGAGCCCAGAAAT TATTTGGGATGATTATTACCATTGGGCAAGCTATTGTGTATGTTATGACTGGAATGTATGGAGATCCTGCTGAAATGGGTGCTGGAATTTGTCTTCTTATTATAATTCAG CTGTTTGTTGCTGGTTTGATTGTGCTGCTGTTAGATGAGTTGCTACAGAAAGGTTATGGCTTGGGATCTGGTATTTCCCTGTTTATTGCTACCAATATCTGTGAAACCATTGTCTGGAAGGCTTTTAGTCCCACTACCATTAACACTGGCAGAG GAACGGAGTTTGAGGGTGCCGTGATTGCATTGTTCCATCTTCTGGCTACACGAACTGACAAAGTCCGTGCTTTGCGGGAGGCCTTCTACCGACAGAATTTGCCCAATCTCATGAATCTGATTGCTACAGTATTTGTGTTTGCAGTAGTTATATATTTCCAG GGATTTCGTGTCGATTTACCTATCAAGTCTGCACGATATCGTGGACAATACAGTAGCTATCCTATCAAGCTCTTTTATACCTCCAACATTCCCATCATTCTGCAGTCTGCCTTAGTTTCAAATCTCTATGTTATTTCCCAGATGTTGTCTGTTCGTTTTAGTGGCAACTTCTTGGTAAACTTATTAGGACAGTGGGCA GATGTCAGTGGTGGTGGCCCTGCTCGGTCTTATCCTGTTGGTGGCCTCTGCTACTATTTGTCTCCCCCAGAATCCATGGGTGCAATATTTGAGGATCCTGTCCATGTAATAGTTTACATAATTTTTATGCTGGGATCCTGTGCATTCTTCTCAAAAACTTGGATTGAGGTATCAGGATCATCAGCAAAAGAT GTTGCCAAGCAACTCAAAGAACAACAAATGGTGATGAGAGGCCACAGGGATACCTCAATGGTTCATGAGCTTAACAG GTATATCCCTACAGCGGCTGCATTTGGTGGTTTGTGCATTGGTGCCCTTTCAGTATTAGCTGACTTCCTTGGAGCCATTGGGTCAGGCACTGGCATTCTGCTTGCAGTCACCATTATCTatcagtattttgaaatatttgtaaaaGAACAGGCTGAAGTTGGAGGAGTAGGTGCACTATTTTTCTAG